The following nucleotide sequence is from Terriglobales bacterium.
GTAGCCACCTGGCTCTGAGCGCGGACTACTTCGATCGGCGCCAGGGTTCCGATTTCTACCTGCTTCTGATTATCAGCCAGTGTCTTTTGCGCCAACCCCACAGAACGCTCTTTGGCCTTTACATTTTCGTACGCGTTCACCAGATCCCAATAGATGTTCTCGATTTGGGAAATCGTTTGGATCACCTGGTTCCGATAGGCAACGTCGGAGATCTCACGATTATTGCGGGCGATACGAATGAAGCGAGTGTTCAAGCCTATTCCGAAGCCCTGCAGCAGGTGCTGCGTGATAGTCGCGCGAAAACTGGAGTTCAAAGAGGGATTCAGGCTGGTAAACAGGCTGTTCGTAGTCTGCCGGTTGTTCTGGAACCCGACCGACAAATTCGTGCCGGGCGAAAATCCCTGGTTATAAGAAAAGTTGCCGACAGTAGTGTTCGATCTCAATTCGGGAACACCGCTGAAAGGATTCGCTTGCGGGCTGATTGTGCGCTCTCCGGTAAACGTGCCGTTCAGGGAAGGATCGAATTGCGGTACCGCTGCGCCTGCGCCCAGCGTTGAAACCACAATGCCTCCTGATCCCGCTCCGGCTCCCCCGGCTCCCGTGGTAGTGCCTCCGGCTCCAGAGCCTGATGCTCCGGAGGTGCCCGTTGGATTCTGTCCGCCAGGCGTCCCCTGAACCAAGCCCGTGTTAACGCCGCGCAACGCTTGTCCCGCTTTAGCGCGAAGCACATCAGTATCAGCAATGGGCAGCGTGTAGCGCGCAATCGCCAAATCGAGATTGTTCTCGAGCGCCAGGGCAATCGCGTCCGACATGGAGAGATAGATCTTTCCGTCGCGTACCAGTTGATTTAACCGCGGCGAATTTGAAAGATTCGGCGGAGCAACGTTCCTCGTCTTGTACGGCGCAATCGGACCTTTCAGAAAACTGTAGCCGTTCGCATAATTGAGGCCGCCAAAGGTTTCGCCGCGACTCGGCTGCACCGTGCTGGCCGGCTGCTGCGGTGTGGGCGCGTTCGGCGTCTCCTGCGCGTTCATCGATGTGGTAAATAAGAGTGCGCAGCCCAAAGCTGCACTGAGCGGAAGCGTCCGCCTGATCGTTTTACATCCTGACAAACACAACTCACGCATGCGCGTTCTCCAAAATTGCTTTCAGTGAGTGAATAGATTGAGACTACTGCCGTCCGGATTCGTCAACACACAAGAATTTTTCGTCCGAAACAACGATGGATACGATCCACCGGGCAGATTAGTTCCATCACCGGACAAGGCGCTGCCCGTCCTGTGAGCTATTGTGGGAACGCCTAGTATAAATGATTGTCACTGAAACAGGACTGATTCCGGTCATAGGAATTAACGGGGAGAGGCGAACACGAAGGTCACGAAGGCGAAAGAAGAGGTCACGAAATTTGGTTTCGCCTTTGTGACCTCTTGTGTTTTTGCCTCGTGACCTTCGTGTTCGCTCTTGGTTTTGATGAAATGTCCCGCAATTTCAAAGTGACCCTGGCCTACGACGGCGCCGATTTCTTCGGTTGGCAGGTTCAGCCGGATCGCCGCACGATTCAGGGCGAGCTTGCGGATGCGATTCGTCGCGTCACGGGAGAACAGGTTCTGCCGCACGGCTCCGGGCGCACGGATGCCGGCGTTCACGCGCTTGGTCAAGTCGCGAGCTTCGCGCTGGCAAGTCCCATTCCGGCACCGAATCTGCTTATTGCTCTGAATCACACGTTGCCGCCGTCGATCCGCGTGCTTGGAGTCGAGGAAGTTGCGCATGATTTTCATGCGCGGCACTCAGCGAAGGCGAAGACCTACGAATACCGCATCTATCGCGGCGACATCTGCCCGCCGTTTCTGGCTCGCTACGTTCATCATCATCCGTATCCGCTGAACGAGGAGGCGATGGGCCGGGCGGCGGAGTTTGTGATCGGCGAGTATGACTTCACCAGCTTCGCCGCCGTTGATCCCGAACGTGGGAAAGACGACGAACAGATCGATAACGTGCGTACCATCTTCTCTTCATCTTGGCAGCGTGAGGAAGAGATATTCACCTATCGAGTTCGCGGCGATGGATTCCTGCACCACATGGTCCGTAATCTGGTGGGGACGTTTCTATTAGTCGGGAAGGGGAGTCTCGGCGCTGAAGCGATTCCGAAGATTATCGCCGCGAAGAGCCGTTCCCAAGCTGGGCCTACAGCACCAGCCGAAGGATTGTTCCTGGTTAACGTTGAGTATTAACGGAACCGGCGGCTGTAGCCGCTGGGGCAGCCGCTTGTGTTGCGGCTGCTCATAAAGTGCACTACGCGATTGCGATGCTCGCGTTATCACGGAGCTCGGAGTTGGCCATTCGGCCAACTCCGACCTACCGCCTACCAGCACCCCAACAGCCGCAAAACCGGCGTCAGTTGGCGACCCCGGTACCGGCGGCGGTTCCGTTAGTGTCGCACTTCGCTCATGATGCTCAGCAGATTGCCTTCGCTGTCGCGGAAGAATGTCATCCACAGATCGTGATCGGGCAGTCTGGCGATCAGATGCGGCGAGTCGACGAACTGTACGCCACGCGATTTCATCTGCTCGTAGGCTCCATTGATTTCGGTCACCTTGAAATAAATGATTGAGGTTCCGGCTTCGGCCTTCTCCGGCTTGTCGAGCATCAGGCGAACTCCGCCGCAATCGAAGAACGACAGATTCCCGGCAGAAAAGAGATGCTTCATTCCCAGCTTGTCGCGATAAAACTCCGTCGCCCGCGCAACGTCCTTCACCAGAACGGCGATTTGGCCGATGCTATTGAGTGCAACTTGGATCCCAGTCGACATAGCCACCTCCTAACGGTTGTGCTACGATGCGAATAGTTAGCAATGCTAACTATTTGAACAGAGCCTGTCAATGCCCAAGAGCCCAAAGCCGTTTGAAGTAGCCGACGCCCTGCATTCCGCGGCCATTCACCTGCTCCGGCGATTGCGGGTCCAGGATCTGGCCAGTGGCATCGGCCCGGCGAAGCTTTCGGCCTTGTCGGTACTCGTGTTTTCCCGGCGTGCTCTCAGCCTGGCCGAACTCGCCGGCGCCGAGCAGGTGAAGAATCCCACGATGAGTCGTTTGGTGGCAGCCATGGAGCGCGATGGACTGGTAAGCGTTATGGCCTCCAAAGAAGATGCCCGTGCGATGCAGATCCGGCCTACAAGGAAAGGCGAGCGTCTGTTGCTGGCGGGAAAAGAACGGCGGGTGAATTCTTTGGCGAAGGTGCTGCAGGATTTGAACGAGTCAGAGCTGAGTCAATTGGAACAGAGCATAGGCTTATTGCGAAACGTGATTCGGCATCTTTAAAGCACCGGCCAGTGCTCAGAGGTCTTTCGCGTATTCAATCAACGTCATTCCAAAGAAATCCGTCGTACGTCCAGATCGCTCGTAGCCGTTCTTTTCATAGAACTTCATCGCGCGCGCGAGCGGGAGAGTGGTGTCGAGCGTAGCCCGGTTGCAGCCACTTTCCTGGAGCCACTGCTCGATCGCTCTGAGCAGATTCTTCGCTACTCCGCTGCTCTGATATTCCGGCAGAACAGCCATGCCGCGGAGATATCCTTCGTGCTCGTCGCAAAGTGACGCTGATACGGTTCCGATGACTTGATTGCCGACAGTTGCCACCAGCATGTGCATCCGTTGCATCCTGGTTTTGACGGCTAGTGAGTCGAGCACAGTGTCAGCAAATGCAGCCGCAGTGTACAGATGTTTATACGGCGCGAACGCCGCCTGCAGGCATGCAAGAATCTGATCAGAATCCTGCAGAACGGCTTGCCGTATCTGGAATGCGTGGTCTCTCATTGCCAGGGCGTTCCCATCGCGCCAAGGCCGACAAGAGCGATTCATCGCGAGGCTCCTTGGGCGGCCGGCGACGTTTCAGGCGCGAGCGCCTCTTCATTAGTCGCGCCGCCGTGAAGCAGCGCCTCGAGCGACTCCAACCAAAGCATCTGGCGAGCGAAGACGCGTCCGAAGTTGAGCGATACCGAGTATGCGACCTGTTCCAGAGTGGGAATCGGCCGTTTGCCCTCAAGCTCTTGCGCAATCGAAGTGACCGGGCGATCCGAGATGCCGCAGGGGACGATCAGCTTGAAGCAATCAAGATTCGTCGTGACATTCAGGGCAAAGCCGTGGCTGGTGATGCCGCGCGAAATATGAACGCCGATGGCGGCAATTTTTTTCTGATCCTGATTCGCGGATGCCTCCGACCACGGAGGATCAGTTTGGGAATCGATTTGTTCTTTCTGTCCAGAAGTAGTTCCTTGGGTCCAAACTCCAGTCAGTCCGCAAATGCGCCCGCAAGGAATGCTTAAGTCGCCGCAGGTGCGAATCAGCGCTTCTTCCATGCGACGCACAAATTCGACAGCTCCTAGGCGTGGTGAGAATCCGCGAAGATCAAGAATGGGATAACCGACGAGCTGTCCTGGTCCGTGGAAGGTGACATCTCCGCCGCGGTTGCTCTCGAAGAGCTCGACCCCGCGGCGTTTCAGAAGCTCATTCGAAGCGAGCAGGTTCTTCTGGCTCGCATTGCGTCCGAAGGTGATGACTGGAGGATGTTCCAGGAGAAGCAAGACATCTGGAATGCGCTGTTGTTTACGCAGCTCGACTAGCGACTGCTGGAGGTTCAGCGCCGTTCCGTAGTCGATTGTGCCGAGATGGAGAACGGTGATCACTGATTTTTGCCGATCTCAGGGATGGAGAGATTCTGACAGATTTTGCGGGCTAGCAGATTCGAGATTTCCGTGTGTCTCGGTACAGCTTCCATCTGCCCGGTTTGTGGGTTCATCCAGAGCTAATGCGATCCTCCGTCCCGTTCTAGAACGCATCCGCAATGACGAAGATGTCGCAACAAGGACTCGCGCTTCATCGAATGACGACGGTCTCACGCATGGCATCCGGGGGACTGCCTTTTAGCGCGTCCTCGCGTCGGTCTTCGAGAATTAGCGCAATCGCTTCTGCCAGATTTTGGCGGCACTCCGCAAGGGTTGTGCCCTGACCGTTTGCTCCGGGGATCTCGGGACAATACGCGATGTACCAGTCTCCATCGCGCTCGATAATCGCAGTGAATTCATTGTGCACAGCCGACCTCGTGCCGAACGCTATGAGTAGCTCCAGCTTTTTCTAATGATCACTCGCCCTCGCCGCTCGCGCAATGTCTTTGCGATACTGCATGCCTTCGAAGCGAATCTTCTCTACCGCTTCATATGCGCGTGCGGTTGCCGCCGCGAGATTTGGACCGTGAGCGGTCACGCCGAGCACGCGTCCTCCGGCGGTGACGACCTGATCGCCGGAATGAGCCGTGCCGGCGTGGAAAACCTTCACGTTTGGAACCCTGTCCGCTTCATCGAGTCCGTAGATCACTTTGCCGGTTGTAAACGAGCCGGGATATCCACCTGAAGCCATGACGATGCAAACCGCGGGCTCGGGCGACCATTGCAGCATGTCCGTCGTCAGCGCACCTTTGGCGACGGCTTCGCATGCGGTGACCAGGTCGCTCTCCAATCGGAAAAGTACGGCCTGCGTCTCGGGATCGCCAAAGCGGCAGTTGAACTCCAACACCATTGGACCACGCGCGGTCATCATCAACCCTATATAAAGGACGCCTTTGTAAACCACGCCCTCGGCCCGCATTCCGTTCACCACCGGACGCGCGATGTGATGAATGATCCACTCGCGCATGGTGGCGTCCAGCAGCGCATCGGTGGAATACGCGCCCATGCCGCCGGTGTTCGGACCAGTGTCCCCATCGCCCACGCGCTTGTGATCCCGCGAAGGAACCAACGGCACAATGGTTTCGCCATCGGTCATAACAAGGAACGAGAGCTCTTCTCCCTGCAGACACTCCTCGATCACCACTTGTGCGCCGGCGTCGCCGACCAGCTTGCGGGCGAGCATATCGCTCGCGATGCGCGCCGCTTCTTCTTTGGTCTTTGCGATCACGACGCCTTTGCCGGCGGCCAAGCCATCGGCTTTGACTACGACCGGCGTTCCAAAAAGGGAAAGCGCCTGCTGCACTTCGGCCGTATTGCGGCAGATCGCGTAGTGCGCGCTGGGCACGTTCACGCGCTGCATGAACTCCTTGGCGAACGCTTTGCTCGCTTCCAGGTGCGCGGCCTTTTGCGATGGGCCAAAGATGGCGAGACCGCGTCGCTCGAACTCATCGACCACGCCTAGCGTGAGCGGAAGCTCAGGACCTACAACGGTCAGATCCGGTTCGAGGCGATGTGCCAGTTGGACCAGTTCGTCGACGCTGTGCAGGTCGGCAGGAATGCAGGAGGCGTCGTGAGCGATGCCGGCATTGCCCGGCGCGCAGAAAATCTCGGTCACTCGCGGTGACTGCCGCAGCTTCCACACTAAGGCATGTTCGCGGCCGCCGCCGCCCAAAACCAGAATCCGCATCTTGCTCCGAAGTGAAAACGCGAGGGAACAGGCAAGGGTAGGGGGAAGGAAATGGTGGTGTCAACGGGCACTTCTTTTGCTTGTCATTCCGAAGCGCCTGGTGTTGGCGCTGAGGAATCCCTACGGATTTCGAGAATCTCCGGATTAAGATCCTCGCAGTCGATAGGGATTTCTCACTCCGGCTCACGCGAACTGCACGCGTGAGCCTCCGTTTCGGAATGACAAAAAACTACGCAGTCATCGACGTGACGTTGGACTTGCGCGCGCTCTGGAATACTGAGAACACCGCGCCCTGCGGATCGGCGATGATGGCGAAGCGTCCTACGCCTTCCATTGTCGTTGGACCGTGGAACACTTGCGCTCCGTTGCGTTTGGCCGTGTCAACGCTCGCATCGCAGTTGGAGCTCTCGAAGTAAAGCAGCCAGTGCGGTGGAGCATTGGGATTTTGAAATTCGACAGGCGGAACGCCGCCGATGTACTCGTCGCCGTTCTTGATATGGAGATAGCCGGAGGAATCATTCTCGCTCTGCTCCAGCTTCCAGCCGAAGAGCTGGGTGTAGAACTCGCTGGCACGAGCGATGTCGGGCGTGTTGAGGTCGGCCCAGCAGAAAGCTCCGTCAACGTTCTTCGCGCTAATTCCCGAGTTTTTCTTCGCCTCCCACGGGCAGAAGTGCGCGCCGGTTGGGTCCTGTACGACCGCCATGCGGCCGACGTCCATCACATCGAACGGCTGAGCGAGAACCGTTCCACCGAGTTCCGTCACCCGCCGTGCGGAGTCATCCGCATTGTCGGTCGCGATGTACAACATCCAGTGCGGAGGCACTCCCTGCGCCTGCTGATCTTTGCGTAGCGTGTAGCCCGCGGCGGCATCTTTGCCGTCGAGTTTGAACATCGAGTAGTACTCGTCTGGACCCATCGGCATATCGTCAACGGTCCAGCCAAACAGGTCGGTATAGAACTTTTTAGCCGCGCCCTGGTCGGTCGTAGCCAGTTCCATCCAACAGAAGGACCCGGGTTTGAGTGTGCTTGTCATGGCGCGTGAGTATAACGCCGGCGGCGGTCACAGGATTGTGAAATCTCGCCTTAATTCCGGAGTCGTAGGGATGAGCGGCGGTTAACGGATGATCGAACGAACCTGAGCCGGATCATTTCGTGATTTCGCGATTTCGCGATTGGCTTTCAGCGATTTGAAATCACGAAATCGCGAAATCACGAAATCAGCAATCAAGCTAATGGCTTAGATTCTCCAGATACTCGCTTTGCACAAATTCCGTTGACAAATTCGCCTTTTATTCGGAGAATATAACGCGTATGGCTCTCACCAAACGTCAGCGACAGATCTACGATTTCCTTGCCAACTTTGTAGCCACTAAAGGCTACTCGCCTTCCTTCGAGGAGATCGGTTCGGGCATGGGCCTGCGCTCGCTTGCGACCGTGCACAAGCACATCACCAATCTCGAGCGTAAAGGCCTGCTCAAGCGCGACTACAACCGCAGCCGCTCGATCGATCTGCTGCCGGTGAAAGGGATTCCGCGCGCGCGTCCGAAGCCGGCCGAGATGCTGCGCCTGCCTCTGGTGGGACGCATCGCCGCCGGTCGTCCGGTAGAAACCTACGAGAATCCGGAGACGATTGCTCTCGAAGACATCACGCGATCGAAGGAAGTTTTCGTGCTCGAAGTCCGTGGCGACTCGATGCAGGACGAGCACATCGTTGACGGCGATTACGTGATGGTCGAGAAAGCCAAGAACGCGCGCGATGGCGAGATCGTTGTCGCTCTTGTTGATGGCAGCGAGACAACGCTGAAGCGCTTTTATCGCGAAGGCCCGAAAGTGCGCCTGCAGCCGGCGAATGCGACGATGGCGCCGATCATGGTCGCAGCAAACGCGGTGCAGATTCAGGGAAGAGTGATTGGAGTGTTGAGGAAGTATTAGAAGCAGCTACTAGCTACCAGCTACTAGCTGCTAGCTACTACTCAGCCCCGGAGGGGCGACATGTGAGAGCCCAGCACAAGGTGCTGGGTATGCGAGAAGTGCTGAAAAGCGGCTTCGGCTTTGGCGCATTAAGGCGGAATGCTGGTGTGATTTCGGACCCTCTTAAGGCCTGTCATCCTGAAGCGCTTCTGTTGCGCGAAGGATCTCCGGCGATGCTTCGGACTGAAGTGCACTTTCTCGGCTCTCAACCCGAAACGGCAGAGTGCATCGTGAAGGAGCCTTCCAGACGCCGATTAAGTCCGAAATGTCGCCGGAGATCCTTCGCGCAACAGAAGCGCTTGAGGATGACAACTCTTAAAGAGCATCGAGTCGTAAAACATGGCGAAGCTGGATACGCACATGATTGCGTGCACATCCTCTGACGCTGTCCAACAATTCCCACAAAAAACTTTTTTATTCACAAGGTACTCACAGGAGTACCTCGGCAGCGAGAGATGAAACTGGAATTTCTCCGCTTACAATCCGCTGCTGGGACCTTGGCTACTGCAGACCTAAATCTCGAACGCGGCATGCCGGCGAGCATTGAGGCGGAACGCTCGATTCTCGGCGCCATTCTTCTCGACAACCTGGCATACAACGAAGCGGCGGAGACGCTCAAATCCGACGACTTCTATCTCGATTCTCATCGCCGTCTCTTCCAGCGCGTGATGGATCTGATGGAAACCGGGCGCCCGGTGGACATCATCACGCTCACCGAAGAGCTTTCGAAGAAGAAAGAAGTCGAGTCAGTCGGCGGCGTTGCGTACATCTCTTCGCTCACCGATGGACTGCCGCGACGACCAAGCATCGCGCAGTACGTTCGCATCGTTCGCGACAAGGCTCTGCTGCGCGCGCTCATCAGCGCGTGCAGCGCAGCGATGTCGCGCGCTGCCGATCAGGCCGACCCGGCGGAAGAGATCATCGACGCGGCGGAGTCGGCGATCTTTCAGATCTCCGAAAATCGCATCGGCCAGGGCTTTCTTGGAAT
It contains:
- a CDS encoding TolC family protein; this translates as MNAQETPNAPTPQQPASTVQPSRGETFGGLNYANGYSFLKGPIAPYKTRNVAPPNLSNSPRLNQLVRDGKIYLSMSDAIALALENNLDLAIARYTLPIADTDVLRAKAGQALRGVNTGLVQGTPGGQNPTGTSGASGSGAGGTTTGAGGAGAGSGGIVVSTLGAGAAVPQFDPSLNGTFTGERTISPQANPFSGVPELRSNTTVGNFSYNQGFSPGTNLSVGFQNNRQTTNSLFTSLNPSLNSSFRATITQHLLQGFGIGLNTRFIRIARNNREISDVAYRNQVIQTISQIENIYWDLVNAYENVKAKERSVGLAQKTLADNQKQVEIGTLAPIEVVRAQSQVATNQQALIVAQTNLQLEQLLMKNALSRTLSDPILAAAPVIPTDTVAMPAEEPVTPIQDLINDALSHRPDLASARINLTNSEINRKAAANGLLPSVDLVAFYGATALGGEQNPLATCGSPGVNPLFCTPAGTLPSNGYGSTVGNLFNSSAPDKGLGLSINIPIRNRSAQADQMRSELELRQAQMQLQQLQNQVAIQVRQAQFTVQQDRAQVEAAEKALELAQQSLDAEQKKYALGASTNINVLQTETDLATADSNLVAARTAYEKSRVELDRVTGYTLTRNGIVLEDAFNGVVTKQPIVPYVTPRTDTTPTQQQQTPQGAAQNPTASPMAQENPK
- the truA gene encoding tRNA pseudouridine(38-40) synthase TruA, translated to MSRNFKVTLAYDGADFFGWQVQPDRRTIQGELADAIRRVTGEQVLPHGSGRTDAGVHALGQVASFALASPIPAPNLLIALNHTLPPSIRVLGVEEVAHDFHARHSAKAKTYEYRIYRGDICPPFLARYVHHHPYPLNEEAMGRAAEFVIGEYDFTSFAAVDPERGKDDEQIDNVRTIFSSSWQREEEIFTYRVRGDGFLHHMVRNLVGTFLLVGKGSLGAEAIPKIIAAKSRSQAGPTAPAEGLFLVNVEY
- a CDS encoding VOC family protein, which produces MSTGIQVALNSIGQIAVLVKDVARATEFYRDKLGMKHLFSAGNLSFFDCGGVRLMLDKPEKAEAGTSIIYFKVTEINGAYEQMKSRGVQFVDSPHLIARLPDHDLWMTFFRDSEGNLLSIMSEVRH
- a CDS encoding MarR family transcriptional regulator translates to MPKSPKPFEVADALHSAAIHLLRRLRVQDLASGIGPAKLSALSVLVFSRRALSLAELAGAEQVKNPTMSRLVAAMERDGLVSVMASKEDARAMQIRPTRKGERLLLAGKERRVNSLAKVLQDLNESELSQLEQSIGLLRNVIRHL
- a CDS encoding GNAT family N-acetyltransferase; translated protein: MNRSCRPWRDGNALAMRDHAFQIRQAVLQDSDQILACLQAAFAPYKHLYTAAAFADTVLDSLAVKTRMQRMHMLVATVGNQVIGTVSASLCDEHEGYLRGMAVLPEYQSSGVAKNLLRAIEQWLQESGCNRATLDTTLPLARAMKFYEKNGYERSGRTTDFFGMTLIEYAKDL
- the lipB gene encoding lipoyl(octanoyl) transferase LipB, coding for MITVLHLGTIDYGTALNLQQSLVELRKQQRIPDVLLLLEHPPVITFGRNASQKNLLASNELLKRRGVELFESNRGGDVTFHGPGQLVGYPILDLRGFSPRLGAVEFVRRMEEALIRTCGDLSIPCGRICGLTGVWTQGTTSGQKEQIDSQTDPPWSEASANQDQKKIAAIGVHISRGITSHGFALNVTTNLDCFKLIVPCGISDRPVTSIAQELEGKRPIPTLEQVAYSVSLNFGRVFARQMLWLESLEALLHGGATNEEALAPETSPAAQGASR
- a CDS encoding type II toxin-antitoxin system HicB family antitoxin; translated protein: MHNEFTAIIERDGDWYIAYCPEIPGANGQGTTLAECRQNLAEAIALILEDRREDALKGSPPDAMRETVVIR
- the purD gene encoding phosphoribosylamine--glycine ligase encodes the protein MRILVLGGGGREHALVWKLRQSPRVTEIFCAPGNAGIAHDASCIPADLHSVDELVQLAHRLEPDLTVVGPELPLTLGVVDEFERRGLAIFGPSQKAAHLEASKAFAKEFMQRVNVPSAHYAICRNTAEVQQALSLFGTPVVVKADGLAAGKGVVIAKTKEEAARIASDMLARKLVGDAGAQVVIEECLQGEELSFLVMTDGETIVPLVPSRDHKRVGDGDTGPNTGGMGAYSTDALLDATMREWIIHHIARPVVNGMRAEGVVYKGVLYIGLMMTARGPMVLEFNCRFGDPETQAVLFRLESDLVTACEAVAKGALTTDMLQWSPEPAVCIVMASGGYPGSFTTGKVIYGLDEADRVPNVKVFHAGTAHSGDQVVTAGGRVLGVTAHGPNLAAATARAYEAVEKIRFEGMQYRKDIARAARASDH
- a CDS encoding VOC family protein, encoding MTSTLKPGSFCWMELATTDQGAAKKFYTDLFGWTVDDMPMGPDEYYSMFKLDGKDAAAGYTLRKDQQAQGVPPHWMLYIATDNADDSARRVTELGGTVLAQPFDVMDVGRMAVVQDPTGAHFCPWEAKKNSGISAKNVDGAFCWADLNTPDIARASEFYTQLFGWKLEQSENDSSGYLHIKNGDEYIGGVPPVEFQNPNAPPHWLLYFESSNCDASVDTAKRNGAQVFHGPTTMEGVGRFAIIADPQGAVFSVFQSARKSNVTSMTA
- the lexA gene encoding transcriptional repressor LexA, with translation MALTKRQRQIYDFLANFVATKGYSPSFEEIGSGMGLRSLATVHKHITNLERKGLLKRDYNRSRSIDLLPVKGIPRARPKPAEMLRLPLVGRIAAGRPVETYENPETIALEDITRSKEVFVLEVRGDSMQDEHIVDGDYVMVEKAKNARDGEIVVALVDGSETTLKRFYREGPKVRLQPANATMAPIMVAANAVQIQGRVIGVLRKY